One segment of Schistocerca cancellata isolate TAMUIC-IGC-003103 chromosome 2, iqSchCanc2.1, whole genome shotgun sequence DNA contains the following:
- the LOC126161401 gene encoding allergen Cr-PI-like → MRTAVPLLLAALALLGLASATINPAPHVAADKDFLLRQKRLLQILWHVGQPILDPELKEIASSFKLEEHAGDFKDPELVKKYLRYYAHGYFKKRGEQFSVHHKYDQLEAKALVDILYQAKDFDTFFKTAVWAREHLNEGLFVYALNVAKLHRDDLFDVVLPPFYEIYPQLYVCSDVIREAWGATLEGKTFDKDHPYVIRANYSGYPRAHNADELLSYYTEDVGLGAYLDFMHYRYPFWAKMAEYNQANYTRRGDQFYYGIKAILSRYYLERLSNHLPDIEPVDYKKPVPGSKPYGPFVQYLSTLERRLWEAVDFGYVFDSEFKKYSLRDPLNIEIFGRIVEGNADSINRDYYGSFYNGLLKYLGHDGDHHHGDDPSLLDRPASTFKSPLYYKIVKRIALILDQFKKHLPPYSQKELSLPGVTVESLNVDKLVTYFEDYDFELNNAIPVASIEEGAKLNVVARVPRLTHKPFNYHVKVTSDKDIDVFVRFFIGPRYDVYGNELSLNEKRHNFVYIDSFVFNLKKGENELVRNSKDFNYYGQLPLSYRKLYEATEAAIAGGKQPFIDDFVHKYGDIERLAVPRGTRSGLPLATYVIITPFTHKTISRINPYTDDVGAKISLFPFDRPINELDFDVSNSHFGETVVFHKSAEEPVNG, encoded by the exons ATGAGGACCGCCGTGCCACTTCTGCTGGCCGCTCTAGCCCTTCTGGGCCTGGCCTCTGCCACCATCAACCCTGCACCGCACGTCGCTG CTGACAAGGACTTCCTCCTCAGGCAGAAGAGACTTCTTCAGATCCTGTGGCACGTCGGACAACCTATACTCGACCCTGAACTGAAGGAGATCGCGAGTTCCTTTAAACTTGAAGAACACGCTGGAGATTTCAAG GACCCAGAGCTTGTCAAGAAGTACTTAAGGTACTACGCCCACGGGTACTTCAAGAAACGCGGAGAGCAGTTCTCGGTGCACCACAAGTACGACCAGCTCGAGGCTAAGGCGCTCGTCGACATCCTGTACCAAGCAAAGGACTTCGACACCTTTTTCAAG ACCGCCGTCTGGGCCAGGGAACACCTGAACGAGGGCCTGTTCGTCTACGCACTCAATGTCGCCAAGTTGCACCGCGATGACCTCTTCGACGTCGTTCTGCCGCCCTTCTACGAGATCTACCCCCAGCTCTACGTCTGCTCTGACGTCATCAGGGAGGCGTGGGGAGCAACCTTAGAAG GCAAGACTTTCGACAAGGACCATCCATACGTGATCCGCGCAAACTACAGTGGCTACCCACGCGCCCACAACGCTGACGAACTCCTCTCCTACTACACCGAGGACGTCGGCCTGGGCGCCTACCTCGACTTCATGCACTACCGCTATCCCTTCTGGGCCAAGATGGCCGAGTATAACCAGGCCAACTACACCCGCAGAGGGGACCAATTCTACTACGGCATCAAGGCCATCCTCAGCCGCTACTACCTGGAGAGGCTCTCGAACCACCTCCCTGACATCGAACCCGTCGACTACAAGAAACCCGTCCCCGGATCTAAGCCTTACGGCCCATTCGTTCAGTACCTCAGCACACTGGAGAGAAGGCTTTGGGAAGCAGTCGACTTCGGCTACGTATTCGAC TCCGAATTCAAGAAATACTCTCTTCGCGACCCACTGAACATTGAGATCTTTGGACGGATCGTGGAAGGTAACGCAGACTCCATCAACAGGGATTACTACGGATCATTCTACAACGGCCTTCTGAAGTACCTGGGACACGACGGTGACCATCACCACGGG GATGATCCATCACTCCTGGACAGACCAGCATCAACTTTCAAGTCTCCTCTGTACTACAAGATTGTTAAGCGAATCGCGCTGATACTGGACCAGTTCAAGAAACACCTTCCACCTTACTCACAGAAAGAG CTGTCTCTGCCCGGCGTGACAGTTGAGAGCCTGAATGTCGACAAGCTGGTCACCTACTTTGAGGACTACGACTTCGAGCTGAACAACGCTATCCCGGTGGCGAGCATCGAAGAGGGCGCCAAACTAAACGTCGTGGCTCGCGTCCCGCGCCTGACACACAAGCCCTTCAACTACCACGTCAAGGTCACCAGCGACAAGGACATCGACGTCTTCGTTCGCTTCTTCATCGGCCCGCGCTACGACGTCTACGGCAACGAGCTGTCCCTCAACGAGAAGAGGCACAACTTTGTCTACATCGACTCTTTCGTCTTCAATC TGAAAAAGGGAGAGAATGAGCTGGTGAGGAACTCCAAGGACTTCAACTACTACGGCCAGCTGCCGCTGAGCTACAGGAAGCTGTACGAGGCCACGGAGGCGGCCATCGCCGGCGGCAAGCAGCCCTTCATCGACGACTTCGTGCACAAGTACGGCGACATCGAGCGCCTGGCGGTGCCGAGGGGGACCCGCAGCGGCCTGCCGCTCGCCACCTACGTCATCATCACCCCGTTCACGCACAAGACCATCAGCAGGATCAACCCGTACACCGACGACGTCGGCGCCAAGATCTCACTCTTCCCGTTCGACAGGCCCATCAACGAGCTGGACTTCGACGTGTCCAATTCGCACTTCGGCGAAACAGTCGTCTTTCACAAGAGCGCTGAAGAACCCGTCAATGGCTGA